A single Crateriforma conspicua DNA region contains:
- the mqnB gene encoding futalosine hydrolase — translation MSILVLVPTSAEYRMVDWPAIRHSAGRDFTTAICGFGLAAAGIGAMRLLAEQTPDHVFLVGLAGGFITETDANYPAIKVGDAVVFRRVTCHGIGAGIDMAAAPDQFWSADQMGWPHLEMDGSAVTDRLDLVVPDADARTMGEKKTLLSVTAASSSPDHARWRRNTYPDAVAEDMEGFAVAVACRVSQVPLTIVRGISNPVGNRDIRTWQTGPAMQVAARRVAELIAGIESNV, via the coding sequence ATGAGCATCCTGGTCCTGGTGCCCACGTCGGCGGAATATCGGATGGTCGATTGGCCGGCCATCCGTCATTCAGCGGGACGTGATTTCACCACCGCCATCTGTGGTTTCGGCTTGGCCGCCGCGGGCATCGGCGCGATGCGACTGTTGGCCGAACAAACGCCCGACCATGTCTTCCTGGTCGGCTTGGCCGGCGGGTTCATCACGGAAACGGACGCCAATTATCCGGCGATCAAGGTCGGCGATGCGGTCGTCTTTCGTCGCGTAACCTGCCACGGCATCGGTGCGGGCATCGACATGGCCGCGGCCCCCGATCAGTTCTGGTCGGCAGATCAGATGGGATGGCCGCACCTGGAAATGGATGGCTCGGCCGTCACCGACCGACTGGATTTGGTCGTGCCCGATGCGGACGCCCGAACGATGGGCGAAAAAAAAACACTTCTGTCGGTAACCGCGGCATCGTCATCCCCGGATCACGCCCGGTGGCGGCGGAACACTTACCCGGACGCAGTCGCCGAAGACATGGAAGGATTCGCCGTCGCGGTCGCTTGTCGGGTCAGCCAGGTTCCACTGACGATCGTGCGTGGGATCAGCAATCCCGTCGGAAACCGCGACATCCGTACCTGGCAGACCGGTCCCGCGATGCAGGTGGCGGCCCGTCGTGTTGCCGAGCTGATCGCGGGCATAGAATCAAACGTCTAA
- the carA gene encoding glutamine-hydrolyzing carbamoyl-phosphate synthase small subunit translates to MPITAKLALEDGSVFPGQAFGAEGEVTGEVVFNTAMTGYQEILTDPSYAGQIVTMTYPEIGNYGTNTVDVEHHRPSLSGFVIRSESRIHSNYRSEAALSDFLKQNNIIGISGIDTRALVRRIRIEGAMRGVLSTTDLDDASLVAKAKASESLVGRDLAKTVMPAQGVQWDDQLHEWITVDEAGQQPSGDQPHVVCMDFGMKWNIPRHLRSRGNRVTIVRGDVSADEILALKPDGLFISNGPGDPEPLSYAKQTISELVDKMPVFGICLGHQLLSLACGAQTYKLKFGHRGVNQPVLDLTTGKVEITTQNHGFAVDEKSLPDCLEITHRHLNDDTIAGVRHKTLPAFSVQYHPEASSGPHDSHYLFERFQSSLSGSPA, encoded by the coding sequence ATGCCGATCACCGCCAAACTGGCCTTGGAAGACGGTTCCGTGTTCCCCGGCCAAGCCTTCGGAGCCGAAGGCGAAGTCACCGGTGAAGTCGTTTTCAACACCGCAATGACGGGGTACCAGGAAATCCTGACCGACCCCAGCTATGCCGGCCAGATCGTCACGATGACGTATCCGGAAATCGGCAACTACGGCACCAACACGGTCGACGTCGAACATCACCGTCCGTCGTTGTCGGGATTCGTCATTCGATCCGAAAGCCGAATCCACAGCAATTATCGCAGCGAAGCGGCGCTGTCGGATTTCTTGAAACAGAACAACATCATCGGCATCAGCGGGATCGATACCCGCGCCTTGGTTCGTCGCATTCGAATCGAAGGTGCCATGCGAGGCGTTCTGTCGACCACCGATCTGGACGACGCCAGCTTGGTCGCCAAAGCCAAGGCCAGCGAAAGCCTGGTCGGCCGTGACTTGGCCAAAACCGTGATGCCCGCACAAGGGGTCCAGTGGGACGACCAACTGCACGAATGGATCACCGTCGATGAAGCCGGCCAGCAACCATCGGGCGACCAACCGCACGTGGTCTGCATGGACTTTGGCATGAAGTGGAACATCCCGCGGCACCTGCGTTCCCGCGGCAACCGCGTGACCATCGTCCGTGGTGATGTGTCAGCCGATGAAATTTTGGCACTCAAGCCGGATGGGCTGTTCATTTCCAACGGACCGGGCGATCCGGAACCGCTGTCGTATGCGAAACAAACGATTTCGGAATTGGTCGACAAGATGCCGGTGTTCGGCATTTGCTTGGGACACCAATTGCTTTCGCTGGCTTGTGGCGCCCAAACGTACAAGCTGAAATTCGGACACCGTGGTGTGAACCAACCGGTGCTGGATCTGACGACCGGCAAAGTCGAGATCACGACACAAAACCACGGCTTTGCGGTGGACGAAAAATCGTTGCCGGATTGCCTGGAAATCACTCACCGGCATTTGAACGATGACACCATTGCCGGCGTTCGACACAAGACATTGCCGGCATTCAGTGTGCAATATCACCCCGAAGCATCCTCGGGGCCGCACGACAGCCACTATCTGTTCGAACGATTTCAATCCAGCCTGAGCGGATCGCCGGCCTGA
- a CDS encoding tetratricopeptide repeat protein: MVTLLGGLVCVAAPAVAQDAATQTDTGAQTDAGAEGAIQIDPLPSLDTAQDPGQADLDEAVSKRIDAKTAGELESVAALLESALSKGLGDENSRFAKQMLGSVQLQLGQGLFGAMMRGAGGNAAAVRLEALELLKKAVENDDQLADAHVLIAQLNSPAVFPDADGALAVRSITKAIKLYEDDPKKQSTMLAMRAGLRDDPEKQIKDLNRALKLDPKNTKAFQARIVLRLGDGQIDEAVADVREILDDQPMNLAIVAAAVEQLMDADRDDEAVELLTEAIEKQASDNDILERLYRIRSRVHTKRLDQESAIVDLNKSIELRPGDPRKLIELAQRCLENEDVTAAKGYVQDAINLNPRVADLPETILVQFLIASQEKRIPDAINEVKKLIDFQKDDPQRQAFWQEQLGQLYMVDDRPRQAIDVFEQILEIQPENTNALRSRGDALLAIGEHQTAIRDYEDALKILQTSDTGPAENLKSTDMVAPDYAGLMNNLAWVLATSPKDEVRDGQRALELARQAARLTDYQKPHILSTLAAAHAESGDIPKAIEYSQAAVDLGAAQENDQLEQLQEELDSYRAGEPWREKQETEENEKPILSAEDLIDI; this comes from the coding sequence ATGGTGACGTTGTTGGGTGGGCTGGTTTGCGTTGCCGCCCCGGCGGTGGCTCAAGATGCGGCGACTCAGACCGACACCGGCGCTCAGACCGACGCCGGCGCTGAAGGCGCGATCCAAATCGATCCCCTGCCATCGCTGGACACCGCCCAAGATCCGGGCCAAGCCGATTTGGATGAAGCCGTCTCCAAACGGATCGACGCCAAAACGGCCGGTGAACTGGAATCCGTCGCCGCGTTGTTGGAATCGGCGTTGTCCAAAGGCCTGGGCGATGAAAACAGCCGCTTTGCCAAACAAATGCTGGGCAGCGTTCAGCTGCAACTCGGCCAAGGCCTGTTCGGAGCCATGATGCGAGGCGCCGGCGGGAACGCGGCGGCGGTTCGCTTGGAAGCCCTTGAACTGCTGAAGAAGGCGGTCGAAAACGACGACCAACTTGCCGACGCTCACGTCTTGATCGCTCAATTGAATTCCCCCGCGGTGTTCCCCGACGCCGATGGCGCGCTGGCGGTCCGGTCGATCACCAAGGCGATCAAGCTGTACGAAGACGACCCCAAGAAACAAAGCACCATGCTGGCGATGCGTGCGGGGCTGCGTGATGATCCGGAAAAGCAAATCAAGGACCTGAACCGCGCCTTGAAGTTGGACCCGAAAAACACCAAAGCCTTTCAAGCCCGAATCGTGCTGCGACTGGGTGACGGCCAAATCGACGAAGCCGTCGCGGATGTCCGTGAAATCCTGGACGACCAGCCGATGAACTTGGCGATCGTCGCGGCGGCCGTCGAACAATTGATGGATGCCGATCGCGATGACGAGGCGGTCGAACTGCTGACCGAGGCGATCGAAAAGCAGGCTTCGGACAACGACATCTTGGAACGGCTGTATCGCATCCGTTCACGAGTCCACACCAAGCGACTGGATCAAGAATCAGCGATCGTCGACTTGAACAAGTCGATCGAACTGCGTCCGGGCGACCCGCGCAAGCTGATCGAACTGGCCCAGCGTTGCCTGGAAAACGAAGACGTCACGGCGGCCAAGGGTTACGTGCAAGACGCGATCAACCTGAACCCGCGGGTGGCCGACTTGCCCGAAACGATCTTGGTCCAGTTCTTGATCGCGTCCCAAGAAAAACGAATTCCCGATGCCATCAACGAAGTCAAGAAACTGATTGATTTCCAGAAAGACGATCCGCAGCGTCAAGCCTTCTGGCAGGAACAGTTGGGCCAGCTTTACATGGTGGACGACCGCCCGCGTCAGGCGATCGATGTCTTCGAACAGATCTTGGAAATCCAACCCGAAAACACCAACGCCCTGCGATCGCGCGGCGACGCGTTGCTGGCGATCGGCGAACACCAAACGGCGATTCGAGACTACGAAGATGCTTTAAAAATCTTGCAGACCTCGGACACCGGACCGGCCGAAAACCTGAAGTCGACCGACATGGTGGCCCCGGATTACGCGGGCTTGATGAACAACTTGGCGTGGGTCCTGGCGACCAGCCCCAAAGACGAGGTTCGTGACGGCCAGCGAGCCCTGGAATTGGCACGCCAAGCGGCACGGCTGACGGATTACCAAAAGCCCCACATCCTGAGCACGCTGGCGGCCGCCCATGCCGAATCGGGAGACATCCCCAAGGCGATCGAATACAGCCAAGCCGCCGTCGACTTGGGGGCCGCCCAAGAAAACGACCAGCTGGAACAATTGCAGGAAGAATTGGATTCGTACCGCGCGGGCGAACCATGGCGTGAAAAACAGGAAACGGAAGAAAACGAAAAGCCGATCCTGAGCGCCGAAGACCTGATCGATATCTAA
- a CDS encoding DUF1501 domain-containing protein, whose product MHPIFERLQLQTRRHFLSHSTAGIGAAALASLVNGDVADASSDDGDRREQRPGFGAAKRVIYLHMTGSPPNLDLFDYKPALQQRDGQDCPDSFLAGREFAFTTGVPKLMGTPRQWKRVGKCGMWMSDAIEKLHDVADDLCVVHSMHTDQFNHAPAELLVYTGSPRPGRPSMGSWVTYGLGSENENLPGFVVLISSGVQPNGGKASFGSGFLPSVYQGVQCRSQGDPVLYSSDPPGMPRSIRRASLDMLGELNQIQAAEMGHPETTTRISQYELAFRMQTAVPEVMDIRQESQATLDQYGARPGKSSLANNCLLARRLVESGVRFVQLFDWGWDFHGTGEATGLTKGLTEKCATMDRPVAALINDLKQRGLLDDTLVIWGGEFGRTPFREGRTSGSKILGRDHYPDAFTMWMAGGGVKGGFEYGQSDELGFGVTEHPVHVHDFQATVLHLLGIDHERLTYRFQGRDFRLTDVHGNVVTPVLA is encoded by the coding sequence ATGCATCCGATTTTTGAACGACTGCAATTGCAAACGCGGCGGCATTTCCTGTCGCATTCGACCGCGGGCATCGGGGCCGCCGCTTTGGCCAGCCTGGTCAACGGCGACGTCGCCGATGCGTCCAGTGACGACGGCGATCGACGCGAACAACGCCCCGGGTTTGGGGCGGCCAAGCGGGTCATTTATCTGCACATGACCGGATCTCCACCGAACCTGGACCTGTTCGATTACAAGCCCGCACTGCAGCAGCGTGACGGTCAAGATTGCCCGGATTCGTTCTTAGCCGGACGCGAATTCGCCTTCACCACCGGCGTCCCCAAACTGATGGGCACGCCACGTCAGTGGAAACGAGTCGGCAAGTGTGGGATGTGGATGTCCGACGCGATCGAAAAGCTGCACGACGTCGCCGATGATCTGTGTGTGGTGCATTCGATGCACACCGACCAATTCAATCATGCGCCGGCCGAATTGTTGGTTTACACCGGATCGCCGCGCCCCGGTCGCCCGTCGATGGGATCGTGGGTGACGTACGGTCTGGGCAGCGAAAACGAAAACCTGCCCGGCTTTGTGGTGTTGATCAGCAGCGGGGTCCAGCCCAACGGCGGCAAAGCTTCCTTCGGCAGCGGTTTTCTGCCGTCGGTGTACCAGGGCGTTCAATGTCGCAGCCAAGGGGATCCCGTTCTGTATTCGTCCGACCCGCCGGGGATGCCAAGATCGATCCGTCGCGCCAGCCTGGACATGTTGGGCGAACTGAATCAGATCCAAGCCGCCGAGATGGGGCACCCCGAAACGACCACCCGAATCTCGCAATACGAGCTGGCTTTTCGGATGCAAACGGCGGTCCCCGAAGTGATGGACATTCGCCAGGAAAGCCAAGCGACGCTGGACCAATACGGTGCGCGGCCGGGTAAATCCAGCTTGGCCAATAATTGCCTGCTGGCACGTCGGTTGGTGGAATCCGGGGTCCGCTTTGTCCAGTTGTTCGACTGGGGCTGGGACTTCCACGGGACCGGTGAAGCAACGGGGCTGACCAAAGGATTGACCGAAAAATGCGCCACGATGGATCGGCCGGTCGCCGCGTTGATCAACGATTTGAAACAACGTGGATTGCTGGATGACACGCTGGTGATCTGGGGCGGTGAATTCGGCAGGACTCCGTTCCGCGAAGGCCGAACATCCGGCAGCAAGATTCTGGGTCGCGACCACTACCCCGATGCGTTCACCATGTGGATGGCCGGCGGCGGTGTCAAAGGCGGTTTTGAATACGGCCAGTCGGACGAACTGGGATTTGGCGTCACCGAGCATCCCGTGCACGTTCATGATTTCCAGGCGACCGTGCTGCACTTACTGGGCATCGATCACGAACGATTGACCTACCGGTTCCAAGGGCGTGATTTTCGCTTGACTGATGTTCACGGCAATGTGGTGACGCCGGTCCTGGCCTGA
- a CDS encoding PSD1 and planctomycete cytochrome C domain-containing protein encodes MLFATVTTPNSITVRAESPDNRPVDFAQEIRPLLSNRCFACHGPDEAERAAGLRLDTAESHEDLGGYAAIVPGAPDDSELMLRITSDDPDMVMPPTEKGSPLSEEEITLLRRWIEAGATYDRHWSYTPPRPAPVPEIADDDWSADPIDRFALQKMQQHNRRPSPRASRRTLARRVALDLTGIPPTWDQSERFVRDDRPDAYSRYVDRLLASPEFGERWARLWLDLARYADSAGYADDPPRQIWAYRDYVIDSLNASKPFDQFTIEQIAGDLLPDADTSQLIATAFHRNTMTNNEGGTNDEEFRNVAVVDRTNTTFAVWMGTTMACAQCHTHKFDPITQEEYFRIFAFFNNSADQDRKNESPTIEIITPQQRQQRVDLKQEIESLQKRLRQPSTEIDTDFTRWLNEHRSAPRWQTLTPIAAESESRSLEIRDDGTVRANGQKADKDRYRIQVSLDQQNAPAEFDHLRLRVHPKQTANFVLTSLEIRTSTGEAVAIQKVASDYHQDGFAPEGILNSEKPNEHGWAIAGQTGREHDLTVRLSRTLTPADGPLELVLTQRSKHKRHLLDHFSIRATASDDAMRWAELPIDVRQKLLIKDANRSDEQTKRLREHHRGITRVLRPTRQRLAQAEKELAAIRPQTTVPVMKDLPADKRRVTHIQIRGNYQSKGDVVTPGTPAALHPLKPQSSKPTPDRMDLARWLVAPKNPLTARVIANRHWETLFGIGIVSTSEEFGSQGEMPSHPELLDHLANELTTGGWDLKRLLRQIVTSETYRQSSTVDAVLAATDPDNRLLNRGPRHRVPAEMIRDQALAAAGLLSHKMHGPPVRPPQPELGLKAAFGNDTDWTTSTGEDRYRRGLYTMWRRSNPYPSMAVFDAPSREVCTVRRDRTNTPLQALVTLNDPVYVEAARGLAFRLITRHDSDLQRVTWAFRHSLARSPTEAEAQRLIGFVHRMRQHYTDHPDQARQLTRPEHLPPPMAGSSVANDEMAIADQAAWTVACNVVLNLDEVLMKR; translated from the coding sequence GTGTTGTTTGCCACCGTCACGACGCCAAACTCGATCACTGTGCGTGCGGAATCTCCGGACAACCGCCCCGTGGATTTCGCACAAGAAATCAGACCCCTACTTTCCAATCGATGCTTTGCCTGCCACGGCCCCGACGAAGCCGAACGGGCCGCGGGTCTACGCTTGGACACCGCGGAATCGCATGAAGACCTGGGGGGCTATGCGGCCATCGTCCCTGGGGCCCCCGATGACAGCGAGTTAATGCTGCGCATCACGTCGGACGATCCCGACATGGTGATGCCGCCAACGGAAAAGGGTTCGCCGCTGAGTGAAGAAGAAATCACTTTGCTGCGTCGCTGGATCGAAGCCGGCGCAACGTACGATCGGCATTGGTCCTACACACCGCCCCGGCCCGCGCCGGTTCCCGAGATCGCAGACGACGACTGGTCGGCCGATCCGATCGATCGTTTCGCTTTGCAGAAGATGCAACAACATAATCGACGCCCCAGCCCCCGAGCGTCGCGCCGCACACTGGCCCGTCGCGTCGCGTTGGACCTGACGGGGATCCCACCGACATGGGACCAGTCCGAGCGGTTCGTCCGTGATGACCGACCCGACGCCTATTCACGCTACGTCGATCGTTTGTTGGCCAGCCCAGAATTCGGAGAGCGCTGGGCGCGGCTCTGGTTGGACTTGGCTCGCTATGCCGATTCGGCCGGATACGCCGACGATCCCCCGCGCCAGATTTGGGCGTATCGTGACTATGTCATCGATTCATTGAACGCCAGTAAACCGTTCGATCAATTCACGATCGAACAGATCGCCGGCGACCTATTGCCCGACGCCGACACATCACAACTGATCGCGACGGCCTTTCATCGCAACACGATGACCAACAACGAAGGCGGCACGAATGACGAAGAGTTTCGTAACGTCGCCGTCGTTGATCGCACCAACACCACCTTCGCCGTCTGGATGGGGACGACGATGGCGTGTGCCCAGTGTCATACGCACAAGTTTGACCCGATCACCCAAGAGGAATACTTTCGGATCTTTGCGTTCTTCAACAACTCCGCCGATCAAGACCGCAAGAATGAATCACCGACGATCGAAATCATCACTCCGCAGCAACGCCAACAACGCGTTGACTTGAAGCAAGAAATCGAATCGCTGCAAAAACGGTTGCGGCAACCGTCCACCGAAATCGACACGGATTTTACGCGTTGGTTAAACGAACATCGGTCGGCCCCACGTTGGCAAACCCTAACGCCGATCGCCGCGGAATCGGAATCTCGATCATTGGAAATCCGAGACGACGGCACGGTCCGAGCGAATGGCCAAAAAGCGGATAAGGATCGGTACCGCATTCAGGTCAGCCTGGATCAACAGAACGCCCCGGCCGAATTCGACCATCTGCGTCTGCGGGTTCATCCAAAACAAACGGCCAATTTTGTACTGACATCTTTGGAGATCCGTACATCGACAGGTGAAGCGGTGGCGATACAAAAGGTCGCCAGTGACTATCACCAAGACGGCTTTGCCCCCGAAGGCATTCTGAATTCAGAAAAACCGAACGAACATGGATGGGCAATTGCCGGTCAAACCGGCCGCGAACACGACTTGACGGTTAGGCTGTCACGAACGCTGACACCGGCCGATGGGCCGCTGGAATTGGTTTTGACACAGCGTTCCAAGCACAAACGGCACCTATTGGATCATTTTTCGATCCGGGCGACCGCATCGGACGACGCCATGCGTTGGGCCGAATTGCCGATCGATGTGCGTCAAAAACTGCTGATCAAAGACGCGAATCGATCCGACGAACAAACCAAACGCTTGCGGGAACACCACCGTGGCATCACCCGTGTTCTGCGACCGACGCGACAGCGATTGGCCCAGGCCGAAAAAGAACTCGCCGCGATCCGGCCGCAAACGACGGTCCCGGTGATGAAGGATTTGCCGGCCGACAAACGACGTGTCACTCACATCCAGATTCGCGGCAACTATCAAAGCAAGGGCGATGTCGTCACGCCAGGAACGCCGGCGGCCCTGCATCCGCTGAAGCCACAGTCGTCCAAACCGACGCCCGATCGCATGGACTTGGCTCGTTGGTTGGTCGCCCCGAAAAACCCGTTGACCGCCCGCGTCATTGCGAATCGCCACTGGGAAACGCTGTTCGGTATTGGCATCGTTTCCACCAGCGAGGAATTTGGTTCGCAAGGCGAAATGCCTTCGCACCCCGAGTTGCTGGACCACTTGGCCAACGAATTGACGACCGGTGGCTGGGACCTGAAACGCTTGCTTCGACAGATTGTCACCAGCGAGACTTACCGTCAATCGTCCACCGTGGATGCGGTACTGGCGGCAACCGATCCAGACAACCGTTTGCTGAACCGCGGACCACGCCATCGCGTTCCGGCCGAAATGATTCGCGACCAAGCCTTGGCCGCCGCCGGTTTGCTGTCGCACAAAATGCACGGTCCGCCGGTTCGGCCGCCGCAACCCGAACTGGGGCTGAAGGCGGCGTTCGGCAACGACACCGACTGGACCACCAGCACGGGCGAAGACCGATACCGCCGCGGCCTGTACACGATGTGGAGGCGATCGAATCCGTACCCGTCGATGGCAGTTTTCGACGCCCCCAGTCGCGAGGTCTGCACCGTTCGACGCGACCGCACGAACACTCCGCTGCAAGCACTGGTAACACTCAATGACCCGGTGTACGTCGAAGCCGCGCGAGGACTAGCGTTTCGACTGATCACGCGACACGACAGCGATCTCCAGCGGGTCACCTGGGCGTTTCGACACTCGCTGGCCCGTTCGCCAACCGAAGCCGAAGCCCAGCGGTTGATCGGATTCGTTCATCGAATGCGACAGCACTACACCGACCACCCGGATCAAGCCCGACAGTTGACCCGCCCGGAACATTTGCCGCCGCCGATGGCGGGATCGAGCGTTGCGAACGATGAAATGGCAATCGCTGATCAAGCCGCGTGGACGGTCGCCTGTAATGTGGTGCTTAACTTGGACGAAGTCTTGATGAAACGGTAA